One uncultured Draconibacterium sp. genomic window, GTAGGTTGGAACAAAATGTTCGTCACCCCGAATATTGGCTACCCTAAAACCAAGAGGTTCCATTTTTCCATTATTGGAAACTTTCATTGCGTTACTGTCATCAAGACGTTGCGATGGTATTCTTTTAGAACCGGTTACATCAATAATGTTCGGGTTTTTAGTTAACTGATCGCGAAACACATCAAGCTTTTCAATATGATTAGGCGATGCGCTCACTGAAATCACATTCTCCTGATTAAGCCCAAGATTTTTCGTCTGCAAATAGTCTAATTGTCTATTTACTGTCAGGAATGACACAATCAGAGCAATTGAAACAAAAAACTGGAAAATAACCATCCCGTTACGAAAAGACATTTTACCGTTTGAGGAAAGATACTTTTTACCTGAAAGCAATATTTTAGCCGGATATACCACCGATACCAGTCCAATAAAAATTGAGAGTGTGAAAAATACAGCTATCAGAGTTAGATTTTGGCGCACAGAAAATGCCAGGTTACTGTTAAAAAGATTCGCAAGATAAGGAATAGCCAAACCAACAAGAATGAGGGCAACACTTAAAGAAATAATACAAAATAAGACTGATTCAAGCACTAATAAGGATAGGATCTGTTTACGTGTTGCTCCAATAATTTTTTTAATCTGAATTTCTTTAATCCGTTTGCTGTAAATAGCAGTATTCAGGTTGATGTAGTTGATGCTTCCCAAAAGCAGGATCAAGATTGCAATGGATAACAACACATAAATACTTGAACGGCTTCCATACCAGTTGAAATGGATATCCGATAATTTTTCCATCCTTATTTTTGTCCAACTTGTTCCATTTTCAAATTGTTTGTTGATGAATGCATCGAGGCGGGAATCCAGTTGTTGAGGCGGATCCAGCACCAATGCATATGTTTCGTAATTATTACTACCCCAGTCGTTTAACTCACTTTCACCTACTGCATTTGCATAGGTAGAAAAAGAAATAAAGATTTCAGGTCGGAAATGGTTGTTTTGCTCCCAGTCGTTGAACACACCGGTAACTTTTAAATTATAACTGTTGCCATTTTCATCGAAAAATTCTATTGTTTTACCAACCGCATATTCGTTATTAAAATACTTATTTGCAATCGATGCAGAGACCACAGCTGTTAGTGGTTCGTTTAGTAAATTGTTTTCAATAGAAAGCCCTTCGAAAGAGAAAATATTCAGAATATCGGGTTCGGCAAAACAAACGTCCGGTTCTGTTACCTTTTGATCGTTCAAACGAAAAAGCATTCCGGTATGAGATACCCGTGCTATATTTTCAATCTCCGAGAATTCGTCTTTCAATAATGGCGCAATGGGAGGCGCAACATAGGGCAAATGAAGATTCTCGGTTCCATTATTATCGTAAAAATACCGATGAACGCGGTAAATTTGGTTCGCATTTGTGTGAAACCGATCGTAACTCAATTCATTTTTTATCCAAAGACCAATAAAAACTACGCAAGCAAAACCAATTACCAGCCCGGTAAAATTGATGGAGTTATACAACGGATTTCGTTTAATAAAGCGGATAATATTTGTGCGATTTTTTTTCATTTTAATTTTTTTTATCTGTACTTTTTTCAAAACGTAATAATTAATTGCCTGTTAAAAACAAGTATCGCTATCGATGATCTTCGCTCTCCTCTATTCGTATCGAAGTGCTTCCACCGGGTTCCGCGTTGCAGCTTTGTAAGCCAGGAAACCACTTGAAATAATAATAATCAGAATTGACCCGATTGCAACCAGAAGAACATCCCAAACAGTAGCCTGGTATTTATAAGCACCAGGTGTTAATCGTTGAAGTATTGGAAAAACCGGTACAACATTTAGAATAGCAATTAAAAGAAGTACGATTAACTTATTGGTAGTCAGCAAAAACATTTGGATTGTTTTCGCACCGTGCACTTTTCGAACGCCTATTTCTTTTATTTTTTGCTGTGTCAAGAAAACGACCAATCCAAATATTCCAACAAGAGCAATTATGATAGCCAGAATGGTAAAAAAACCGGATGTATTTCTCACATTGGTCCAGATTTCAAGAACTTTACGATTACTGTCTTCTTCAAATTCATAAATATTGAAAATCGAGTTAGGGAAAAATCCGGCAAGCGTGTTTTTAACCTCTCTTTTTGACTGGTTGATTTTTTCGGAATTCACTAAAAAAGTAAAACATGTTGACTGATCAAGATTTCCGTCATGTAACAATAAAACATAGGGTTCTATAAAAGTATTTAAATTCCCCTGATTGAAATCTTTCAGAACACCAATTACCTCATATTTTTTACCGCCGTCTTGAATCCACTTTCCGATAGCATTTTTCCATCCAAATTTTCGAACAGCTGTTTCGTTAACCAGGCATTTATTTACATCAGTTGTGTATTCACGCGAAAAGTTACGGCCTTTAAGCAGGGTAAAATTGTAGGTGTTTATAAAATCGAAACACGCCTTGTTATACTGAACAGGGGTTAGTTCATCGTTCGGGCCTGCTTCATAAAAAACAGTTGTATTCCAACTGTGATGTAAAGGTGTATTCCCCGACACACTTACATTTTTAATATCCGGATTGCTCAATAATTCGTTTCTTAAAACATCGTATGAAACGTGACTGTTATTCGATGGTATCCGGGTGTGTAAAAGATATTCTTTATCAAACCCAACTTCCTTGTTTTCCAGAAAATTAACCTGCCGGTACATCCAAATACTTGATCCGAACAAAATGGTTGAAAGTATAAATTGAACATAAACCATAACCATCATCCCGTAAGATTTTCTTTTTGTTCCGGGAAAATGGCCCTGCCCTTTTAGCATTTTTATTGGATTGTATCCGGCAGCAATATATGCGGGGTAAATTCCGGCTAAAAAACCTGCAATAATAATAATTCCCAGTGTTAAAATTATCAAACCCGCGTCATTCAAAACTGAGAGTGTAATTTCTCGTTTAACCACTGTACTGAAAAACGGCAGGCAAATAAAAGTTAGTGCCAGAGCTATAATAAAAGCCAATACTGATATAATGATTGATTCGGATAAAAATTGCCAGCGAATTTTTTGTTTACTGCTTCCATTTGTTTTTCTAATACCAATTTCTTTGGAACGTTTAGTCGACATTGAGGTGGAAAGATTCATAAAATTAACTTTAGCTAAAAGCAAAATGAGAACACCCATTAAAGAGTAGAAAAACACAATGCTTTTTGAATTTCCTGAACCGTCGGGTTCGAGATGAATCTTTTTTAGTGGATGCAGATACAATTCGGATTTATTTAACGGAAGATGATCTTTGTAGATATTTCGAATTTGATAATCTACTGCTGAAACTAATGCACCGGGTCTTAGTAACACATAGGTCATGAAGGATGTATTTCCCCATTCATTCGCATTTTTATCACTTTCCTTTATTATTGAACGAATATAAGCAGCTGTAATATGCGAATTGGCTGGAATGTCTTCCATTATTCCTGTAACCAGCAGTTCGTTTTTTTCTTTATCGTAAATGATCTCGCCAACAGCGTTTTTACCAGGGAAAAACTTTTGCGCCATTGATTGCGATAAAACAATAGAATTGGGCTGATCAAGTACATCCACTTTATTTCCTTGTATTAATTTGAAGGAAAAAATGTCAAAAACATCGCTGGAGGCTGATGCACCAAATTGTTCAATAAACGTTAATTCAGGTGAAGATGAAAAAATCCTGTTCTTTTCAGTATCTATTGAGATAACTTCTTCAACTTCCGGAAGATTATTTTTCATATAACCGGAAACAGGAAAGGATGTTAAGGTATTAACGTCTAGTTTGTCTCCTTTTTTATATTCCTGAACCCTGTAAATCCTGTCGAAATTCGTATTAAAAGCATCCCAGTTTTTTTCGTATTCTACATATTTCACAATTAGTATGAATGCCGTAATTCCTAAGGATAACCCAACAATCTGAATAAAAGAGAGAAGCCTGTTTCGTCTAATATTTCGAAGCGCAATATTTATAAAGTGTCTAAGCATAATTTTTATTTTTTCTTTCGCTTTACAATAAACGATTACTCATATCTGAGTGCTTCCACCGGGTTCCGCGTGGCTGCCCACCAGCTTTGCCAACTCACCGTTAACAAGGCAATTCCCAGTGCCAGCGCTCCGGCCAGGGCAAAAATCCACCAGCTTAAAGCGGTTTTATAGGCGAAGTTTTCGAGCCATTTATTCATGGCGTAGAATGCAATTGGTGTGGCAATAACAAATGCTAAAGCCACCCATTTTACAAAGTCTTTGTTGAGCATGCTTAGTATTTCTGAAACTTTTGCGCCGTTTACTTTGCGGATGCCGATTTCTTTAATCCTGCGTTGGCTCGCAAAAATTGACATGGCCAGAATTCCCATGGCACAAATAATTATTGCACTTATTGAAAACAAGGAGAATGTTCGACGAAAACGAAGCTCAGACTCGTACATATTTTTAACGGCAGAATCGAGGAAGCTAATTTCAACAGGAAATGCCGGCGAAAGTTTCGATGTAATTGACTGAATATTTTTCAGCGTTAAAGGCAGGGATTTAAAATTTCCGGACTGAATGTTTACTATACAATACGAAGCATACCCCTGGTTTATAATTGCCAGTGGTTCGATTGGTTTTTCAAGCGATTTAAAATGAAAATCTTTGATCACTCCAATTATTTCATAATCAGTACCCGGCTGCATCGCAAAAGTTCCGCCAATTGGATTTTCTATCTTAAATTCTTTCAAAAATGTTTCGTTCACAATTACCTTATCCTTGTCAGTGTCAGAACCATCGGAATAGAGTTCTCCCATCACTATTTCTAAACCCATCATCGGAAAGAATTCAGCATCGGCACTAAAGGTGGTGAAATGAACCTCCTTCTGTTCGCCATTCAGGTTTAATTTGATTCCCCAACTCGACAATTGTTTTCCCGGATAGAATTGTGAAAGAGAAACATTTTGGACGCCGGATATTTTCTTAAACTCATCTTTAATAATGTCTTTTTTAAGTTGTGGCGTAAGCTTAACTGCAATTGTATTGTCCTGATTAAAGACAAGATTGTTACTTCCAAAATCAAGCTGTTTGTATATTAGCGTTGTAAATGCAATCAATACAATAGAAATCACATATTGCAGGGTAATCAATCCGTTTCGCAAGTACGTTTTTTTTGAATTTTGATCGATTGATTTTTTAAGATTGTTGACTGCCTTTGACGATGAAATGCGTAACCCGGGGATCAAACTTAAAATCAGACTAAAAACCAGTGTAGCAGCAAATAAAATGAAAAAAAGTTTAGCACTGGACATAAGTTTTGTACTGAATTGAATACCGGTATAGCTTTGAATAAGCGGTGTTACTAAGGTCGTAATAATTACGGCTAAAATTACAGCTGCGATAAACAACAGAAAGGTTTCGCTCAGCACCCTGCGGAAAATGATGGTACGTGTGGCTCCAATAACCTTTAAAACACCTGTTTGTTTTATCTTCTCCATCCATTGCGACGAAGAGATATTTATAAAATTAACCAATGCAATTAGCAGAATAAGGCCGGCTACAAATAATAGAATTAAAGCTTTGTTTTTATCTCCCATCCGAACATGCTGAGCTCCGAACGTTTGCAAATTGGAGAAATAAACATCCTTCAATTTTATGAGGTGAATCTCTCCAATCCATTTTTGAAATTCATTGGGAAATACCGAAAAGATGGTTTTAGCAACCTGGTTCTGATCTGCATTTTCGCCCAATAACAAAAAAGTTTGAAAATTAGACCAGCCCCATTCTTTAAATTCCCCTTCGCTGGGTTGAAGAATTTTTCGGGTTTCGATGGAAGTAACGGCACTAAAATCGAGAAACGAATTTCCGGTGGGCTTTTCAATAACTGCAGAAACGATTAACAATTTTTCATTGTTGTATTTTATTGTTTTCCCAACGGCGGAATTGCGCCCAAAAAGTTTATTGGCCAGCGGTTTGGTTATAACAACCGACATTGGACTAGTAAGAGCCGTAGCACAATCTCCTTCAATCGTTTTGTAATTAAAAAAGCTAAAAAACTCAGGATCAGAAAAAATCAGGTCGGAGGTAATCGGCTCACCACCTTCTGTTTGAAAAACCGGAGTTTGCCATGTACCGGCCACTCGAATGGCCGCTTCCACACCGGGAACTTCCATATCGATATGCGGTTTTAACACCGCCGGGGTATTCATGCCAGCTCCGGGTTTTCCGATAAGATAAATCCGATCTCCGTTAACATGGTGCGTGTCGGTGCTTAATTCGTTGTAACAATAAACCGACAAGATGATTACACAAACAAGACTAATTGCCAATCCAAACAAATTGATCAGGCTGATTATCGGTTTGCGCACAAAATTTCTGATTATTGGTTTTAATATATTATTCATTGTACTGTTTTTTAGTTATTCATAACGCAAGGCTTCCTCCCTATCGCTTTACGATCAACGATCTCAGAATTACTCGTATCTGAGTGCTTCAACCGGATTACGGGTTGCCGCCCGCCAGCTTTGCCAGCTCACTGCCATAAATGCTATTAACAATGCGAAAGCCGCACTTATCAGAAAATATATAGGAGAAATAGATACCCGGTTTACAAAATGTTGCAACCATTGATGCATGGTAAAATAACTGCCAATAAAAGCTATAACAATGGCAATAAGAACCAGGATAAACGTTTCTTTTAACAGCTCTCGTACAACCTGTGTTTCGGTACTGCCAATTACCTTCCGTATTCCTATCTCTTTTCTTCGTCGGTTTACATTTAGCACCGAAAGCGCCATTAAACCAATAAAACTGATGATGATAGCCAGTCCGGCACCGGTGGTAACCAGTTTTATCATACGCTCTTCGTTGGTGTATTTATTGGCATAAACATCGGTCAACTGAAACTTACTTATTATAAGTTCCGGCGAATAACTTTTAATCACCTCATCAATTTGGGCCAGCTGCGCAGAAGTAGTTCCTGCTTTTGTACGCACATAAATGTTGTTTACATTGTTGCGGTAATTTGTAATAACTAGCGGTGCAATTGGAGCTCCCGGATGGTCGATGTAGTAAAAATCCTTTGCAATTGCAATTACGGTTAAAGGTTCATCAAACATATCTACCAGGCTGCCAACTTTCACCTCAGACCCCAGCATTTTTGCCGCTGCCTGGTTCAGAATTACTGCCCTTTTATCTGATTCAGACTTATTAAAATACCGGCCGTCAACCAATTCAAGTTGCATGGTTTTTGCAAATCCGGGATGTACACGGTATTCATCGATACCTTTAAAATTACCGGAATCGCCGTATTTTTTTATTCCCTGACCGCTTGAGCCTTGTCCCATCGCATGATCGGAAGCAGCCACATCTTCAACAAATGCCAGTTGCGACAATTTCTCAGCGATTGACGATGCGCTTCTTCGTACCTCGTTATTCAAATTGGTGATGCCAATTACATTCTCGGGATTAAAACCAAGTGGTACCTCCTTCAAATAATTCACCTGGACAAAAACAATTACAAGTGCACTAATCAGAAAAACCGAAATAGAAAACTGTGAAATAACTGCAATACGCGACAATGTGCTTTTACGTTTTACTTTCGAAGACTTTCCTTTGAGCGCGTTTACCAGGTTTAGTTTCGACAAATAATAGCTTGGATAAGCTCCCGAAACCAGTATTAAAACAGTCAGAACTGCCAGAACCAACAAAATTCCGGATAAAGAAAACATGTCTGAGAGTTCGATCTGGCTTTTCATTAATCGCGCAAATGCGGGCTGAACAAGTGCCGTAATTCCCAAAGCCAACATAAACGACAAAATGCTTATTACTGATGTTTCGGTGAAGAACAAACGCGAGAGTGTACTTTGCGTTGCTCCCAGCGATTTTCGTGAAGCAATTTCGGCAATTCGTTTTTCGCCATGCAAAACATACAAATTAATGTAATTTACCATGGCAATAAGCAGCACCAAAAAGGCAATGCCTGCAATAATAAAAACATGCGTTAAATTTGCTTTTGGAGAAAGGTCGAAATCAACAACGGTATGAAGGTGCAGGTCTGACAGTAATTCTGTTCCTGTTTCCACAGAAAGGTTAAATGGTTCTCCCCAGGGTTTCATTTCCTCGTTATTTGCTGCAGCTATTTTCTCGCTAACCACAGCTAAATTGGTATTCTCGTCAATTCGGAAATATGTATAAAGTTCCAGTCCTCCCCAGTTTTCGGGATGAACTGTTTGCATCGATACCAACAAGTCGAAATTAAAGTGTGTGTTATTGGGCAAGTCATTAATTACACCTGTTACAGTAGCCGCCTCTTCCGATACGTTAAAAACCTTACCAACACAATCAACAGTATTGAATACTTTTAATGCCGTCGACCGGGTAATCACCACATTGTTTTCAAGCTGCAAAGCATCGCTGCTGTTTCCCTGCAGCAGCTCGAGTCCAAACACATCAAAAAACTCCTTATCGGCATACAACAGATGCATGTTGGGAAATTTTTGCTTCTCATATTCCGCAGTAGTATTCCAGCCGTTATAAATCTGAGTGGCCGATCTTATTTCCGGAACCCGCAATGGAATTTCGGTATAAGCCTGGCGCAAACAAATGGCATAATTGGTAATGTTTCCATTTTCGGTAACTGCATTGTAAAGTCGAAGAACATTGTTTTTTGTTTGAAAATGCTGATCGTAACTTAACTCGTGTTTAAGGTAAACCGCCAACAGCAATACTGCGCTTAATCCGACAGCTAATCCGGGAAGGTTTACAAAAACCAACAAGGGATTTCGCCGAAACATTCTGAATATAAATCGTAAATCTTTCATGGCATATTTGTTTATTTAGGTATTCAC contains:
- a CDS encoding ABC transporter permease, with product MLRHFINIALRNIRRNRLLSFIQIVGLSLGITAFILIVKYVEYEKNWDAFNTNFDRIYRVQEYKKGDKLDVNTLTSFPVSGYMKNNLPEVEEVISIDTEKNRIFSSSPELTFIEQFGASASSDVFDIFSFKLIQGNKVDVLDQPNSIVLSQSMAQKFFPGKNAVGEIIYDKEKNELLVTGIMEDIPANSHITAAYIRSIIKESDKNANEWGNTSFMTYVLLRPGALVSAVDYQIRNIYKDHLPLNKSELYLHPLKKIHLEPDGSGNSKSIVFFYSLMGVLILLLAKVNFMNLSTSMSTKRSKEIGIRKTNGSSKQKIRWQFLSESIIISVLAFIIALALTFICLPFFSTVVKREITLSVLNDAGLIILTLGIIIIAGFLAGIYPAYIAAGYNPIKMLKGQGHFPGTKRKSYGMMVMVYVQFILSTILFGSSIWMYRQVNFLENKEVGFDKEYLLHTRIPSNNSHVSYDVLRNELLSNPDIKNVSVSGNTPLHHSWNTTVFYEAGPNDELTPVQYNKACFDFINTYNFTLLKGRNFSREYTTDVNKCLVNETAVRKFGWKNAIGKWIQDGGKKYEVIGVLKDFNQGNLNTFIEPYVLLLHDGNLDQSTCFTFLVNSEKINQSKREVKNTLAGFFPNSIFNIYEFEEDSNRKVLEIWTNVRNTSGFFTILAIIIALVGIFGLVVFLTQQKIKEIGVRKVHGAKTIQMFLLTTNKLIVLLLIAILNVVPVFPILQRLTPGAYKYQATVWDVLLVAIGSILIIIISSGFLAYKAATRNPVEALRYE
- a CDS encoding ABC transporter permease, yielding MNNILKPIIRNFVRKPIISLINLFGLAISLVCVIILSVYCYNELSTDTHHVNGDRIYLIGKPGAGMNTPAVLKPHIDMEVPGVEAAIRVAGTWQTPVFQTEGGEPITSDLIFSDPEFFSFFNYKTIEGDCATALTSPMSVVITKPLANKLFGRNSAVGKTIKYNNEKLLIVSAVIEKPTGNSFLDFSAVTSIETRKILQPSEGEFKEWGWSNFQTFLLLGENADQNQVAKTIFSVFPNEFQKWIGEIHLIKLKDVYFSNLQTFGAQHVRMGDKNKALILLFVAGLILLIALVNFINISSSQWMEKIKQTGVLKVIGATRTIIFRRVLSETFLLFIAAVILAVIITTLVTPLIQSYTGIQFSTKLMSSAKLFFILFAATLVFSLILSLIPGLRISSSKAVNNLKKSIDQNSKKTYLRNGLITLQYVISIVLIAFTTLIYKQLDFGSNNLVFNQDNTIAVKLTPQLKKDIIKDEFKKISGVQNVSLSQFYPGKQLSSWGIKLNLNGEQKEVHFTTFSADAEFFPMMGLEIVMGELYSDGSDTDKDKVIVNETFLKEFKIENPIGGTFAMQPGTDYEIIGVIKDFHFKSLEKPIEPLAIINQGYASYCIVNIQSGNFKSLPLTLKNIQSITSKLSPAFPVEISFLDSAVKNMYESELRFRRTFSLFSISAIIICAMGILAMSIFASQRRIKEIGIRKVNGAKVSEILSMLNKDFVKWVALAFVIATPIAFYAMNKWLENFAYKTALSWWIFALAGALALGIALLTVSWQSWWAATRNPVEALRYE
- a CDS encoding FtsX-like permease family protein, whose product is MKKNRTNIIRFIKRNPLYNSINFTGLVIGFACVVFIGLWIKNELSYDRFHTNANQIYRVHRYFYDNNGTENLHLPYVAPPIAPLLKDEFSEIENIARVSHTGMLFRLNDQKVTEPDVCFAEPDILNIFSFEGLSIENNLLNEPLTAVVSASIANKYFNNEYAVGKTIEFFDENGNSYNLKVTGVFNDWEQNNHFRPEIFISFSTYANAVGESELNDWGSNNYETYALVLDPPQQLDSRLDAFINKQFENGTSWTKIRMEKLSDIHFNWYGSRSSIYVLLSIAILILLLGSINYINLNTAIYSKRIKEIQIKKIIGATRKQILSLLVLESVLFCIISLSVALILVGLAIPYLANLFNSNLAFSVRQNLTLIAVFFTLSIFIGLVSVVYPAKILLSGKKYLSSNGKMSFRNGMVIFQFFVSIALIVSFLTVNRQLDYLQTKNLGLNQENVISVSASPNHIEKLDVFRDQLTKNPNIIDVTGSKRIPSQRLDDSNAMKVSNNGKMEPLGFRVANIRGDEHFVPTYEMKLIAGNNISSQTKEVKEYLVNRSAVEKIGWESPEAAIGQFVEYGNEKGRIVGVLENFNYESLHNAVFPIILYKDPFSYNRISIRTNQTDIANTITFIKNTWQDFDLSGSPFSYQFIDERFERLYQSEKYTKTIFTSFMVLAIFIAILGLVGLSLFVLELRTKEIGIRKVNGAKISEILTLLNKDFVIGVGIAFVVATPIAYYAMNKWLENFAYKTNLSWWIFALSGVLALGIALLTVSWQSWRAATRNPVEALRYE
- a CDS encoding FtsX-like permease family protein is translated as MKDLRFIFRMFRRNPLLVFVNLPGLAVGLSAVLLLAVYLKHELSYDQHFQTKNNVLRLYNAVTENGNITNYAICLRQAYTEIPLRVPEIRSATQIYNGWNTTAEYEKQKFPNMHLLYADKEFFDVFGLELLQGNSSDALQLENNVVITRSTALKVFNTVDCVGKVFNVSEEAATVTGVINDLPNNTHFNFDLLVSMQTVHPENWGGLELYTYFRIDENTNLAVVSEKIAAANNEEMKPWGEPFNLSVETGTELLSDLHLHTVVDFDLSPKANLTHVFIIAGIAFLVLLIAMVNYINLYVLHGEKRIAEIASRKSLGATQSTLSRLFFTETSVISILSFMLALGITALVQPAFARLMKSQIELSDMFSLSGILLVLAVLTVLILVSGAYPSYYLSKLNLVNALKGKSSKVKRKSTLSRIAVISQFSISVFLISALVIVFVQVNYLKEVPLGFNPENVIGITNLNNEVRRSASSIAEKLSQLAFVEDVAASDHAMGQGSSGQGIKKYGDSGNFKGIDEYRVHPGFAKTMQLELVDGRYFNKSESDKRAVILNQAAAKMLGSEVKVGSLVDMFDEPLTVIAIAKDFYYIDHPGAPIAPLVITNYRNNVNNIYVRTKAGTTSAQLAQIDEVIKSYSPELIISKFQLTDVYANKYTNEERMIKLVTTGAGLAIIISFIGLMALSVLNVNRRRKEIGIRKVIGSTETQVVRELLKETFILVLIAIVIAFIGSYFTMHQWLQHFVNRVSISPIYFLISAAFALLIAFMAVSWQSWRAATRNPVEALRYE